One stretch of Candidatus Bathyarchaeia archaeon DNA includes these proteins:
- a CDS encoding DNA-directed DNA polymerase, which translates to MRLKVWVLDLDHEVIDGRSMVRIWGITGEGNRVVLLDEFHPYFYLIIDKGIDVDSFIKRFEGHAAPGFRVELNREKLRFRGVEAESVKVVCRNPEELQKLSSTLQKAEGVVETSLDDLRPTILYMMDKGLCPCAWITAEVEPIEYRFQPAYRLILVEDVNLGDNPPPLRLMCFKVFCLGSFGTPSPDSDPVLMISANRWGEFIQFELKDGEGELIQKFIDYVRSVDPDVMAGFGSNVFDVPYLLERGSRINRPFKVSRAGSEPHQSVYGHFSVAGRLHVDLKDLVEDIQEIELKDLDSAAEFFGIPLLEKVEVSEFEAEELWRSRRDELRKRERMAVEVVREMLMRNMDFMITLSQLTGLPLDHVLTAAVGFRVDSYLVKEAFHIGELPPRRREQRYMAYTGGLVLKPKPGVHENIAVMDFKSMYPTLMLRYNISPDTLVEENPPPEAQIEGLPYGFKRDKPGLYASAISKLLNLRAELKRMLSRLEGAEARILAERERAVKVLTNAIYGYAGWPGARWYCREVAEATAHLGREMIKKVVNKCHTMGLEVIYGDTDSVFVKHDASKLTELGKWVEEEFKLEIKVDKIYRRLMFTESKKKYAGLTEGGSVDIVGMEAVRSDWPQAARNAQRSVLTAILRSQRHEEALRKAREAVLNLKTGKVEKGEWIIWKAITKPLEEYVVKAPHVEVARKLVEKGWKMKPGGKVGYIIKRGAGRLHEKAAPYMEVRMEEVDREYYVENLVIPAVMRALTVLGFTRDDLEAKPETRRLTDF; encoded by the coding sequence TTGAGGTTGAAGGTTTGGGTTTTAGATCTAGATCATGAAGTTATCGATGGTCGATCCATGGTTAGGATTTGGGGAATTACAGGTGAGGGGAATAGAGTAGTCCTCTTGGACGAGTTTCACCCTTACTTCTACTTGATCATCGATAAGGGAATTGATGTCGACTCCTTCATTAAGCGGTTTGAGGGACACGCGGCCCCAGGGTTCAGGGTTGAGCTTAACCGTGAGAAGCTTCGCTTTCGCGGAGTGGAGGCGGAGTCGGTTAAGGTGGTATGTCGAAACCCGGAGGAGCTGCAAAAACTGTCTTCCACGCTTCAAAAGGCTGAAGGAGTGGTGGAAACGTCTCTGGACGACTTAAGGCCTACAATCCTCTACATGATGGATAAGGGGCTTTGCCCCTGCGCGTGGATTACAGCGGAAGTTGAACCTATTGAATACAGGTTTCAACCAGCTTACAGGCTGATACTGGTTGAAGACGTAAACCTTGGGGATAATCCTCCTCCTTTGAGGTTGATGTGCTTCAAGGTTTTTTGCTTAGGTTCTTTTGGCACCCCCAGCCCTGATTCGGATCCAGTTCTCATGATCTCCGCTAACAGGTGGGGTGAATTTATTCAATTTGAGTTAAAAGATGGTGAGGGGGAGTTGATTCAGAAGTTCATCGACTACGTTCGAAGCGTTGACCCTGACGTGATGGCGGGTTTCGGCTCAAACGTCTTCGACGTTCCTTACCTGTTAGAAAGGGGATCTAGGATTAACCGTCCTTTTAAGGTTTCCAGAGCTGGATCTGAGCCTCACCAAAGCGTTTACGGCCACTTCTCGGTTGCGGGCCGTCTTCACGTGGATCTGAAGGACTTGGTTGAGGATATTCAGGAAATAGAGTTAAAGGATCTAGACTCCGCGGCTGAGTTCTTCGGCATACCCTTATTAGAAAAGGTGGAGGTCTCGGAGTTCGAGGCTGAGGAGCTGTGGAGAAGTCGAAGGGATGAGTTGAGGAAACGAGAGAGGATGGCGGTAGAGGTAGTGAGGGAGATGTTGATGAGAAACATGGATTTCATGATCACTCTTTCACAGCTCACCGGACTCCCCCTCGACCATGTCCTCACCGCCGCCGTGGGTTTCAGGGTTGACTCCTACCTGGTTAAGGAAGCATTCCACATAGGCGAGCTTCCTCCTAGGAGGAGGGAGCAACGATACATGGCTTACACGGGTGGGCTGGTGTTAAAACCGAAGCCTGGAGTCCATGAGAACATAGCCGTCATGGACTTCAAGTCCATGTACCCAACCCTCATGCTACGCTACAACATCTCACCCGACACCTTGGTGGAGGAAAACCCCCCTCCAGAAGCCCAAATCGAAGGGTTACCATATGGGTTTAAACGAGACAAACCCGGATTATACGCATCCGCGATATCCAAGTTGCTCAACCTCCGAGCGGAGTTGAAGCGTATGTTGAGCCGTCTGGAGGGCGCCGAGGCTAGAATACTGGCGGAGAGGGAGCGCGCCGTCAAGGTATTAACCAACGCCATATACGGTTACGCAGGTTGGCCGGGTGCCAGATGGTACTGTAGAGAGGTGGCTGAAGCCACAGCCCACTTGGGCAGGGAGATGATTAAAAAGGTCGTAAATAAATGCCATACCATGGGGTTAGAGGTCATCTACGGCGACACAGACAGCGTGTTTGTAAAACATGACGCCTCTAAGCTGACTGAATTGGGTAAATGGGTGGAGGAGGAGTTTAAGCTTGAGATAAAAGTGGATAAAATCTACCGGAGGTTGATGTTCACCGAGTCCAAGAAAAAGTACGCTGGGTTAACCGAAGGCGGCTCAGTCGACATCGTAGGAATGGAGGCGGTGAGGAGTGACTGGCCCCAAGCTGCGCGAAACGCGCAGAGGTCGGTCTTAACCGCCATCCTCAGGAGCCAACGGCACGAAGAAGCGTTGAGGAAAGCTCGGGAAGCGGTCTTAAACTTGAAGACTGGAAAGGTTGAGAAGGGAGAATGGATCATCTGGAAGGCCATCACTAAGCCCTTAGAGGAGTACGTTGTGAAGGCCCCTCACGTCGAGGTCGCTCGAAAGCTTGTCGAGAAGGGATGGAAGATGAAGCCTGGAGGCAAGGTTGGATACATCATCAAGAGGGGAGCTGGGAGGTTGCATGAAAAGGCCGCCCCCTATATGGAGGTTCGGATGGAAGAGGTGGACCGTGAGTATTATGTGGAGAACCTAGTTATCCCAGCGGTGATGAGGGCCCTAACCGTTTTAGGGTTCACTCGAGATGACCTCGAGGCGAAGCCTGAGACTAGAAGGCTGACAGACTTCTAG
- a CDS encoding creatininase family protein, with protein sequence MIWLTAGKKLWWQEHTRPEILERARKCDIAMLPIGAIEQHGEHLTTGEDCWHAIKIAERVAEKTDVMLLPCPWYGAHPYLHWFYPGTIPLRFETFMNLLVDVVRGAAVAGYNKFIIFNCHGEEWAVPPVVQQLGLEGYFVVAPTLWEIAKTTLNEVLETPFMHADEAETSLGLYLVPDLVDMSKAKDETPDYLIEKKWFVGPGGIIQDKMPWYVATFTQPEYKHLKHGVVGHATRGTAEKGRKVVEAAVQWLVTFIEELKAKYPPGVKPPVK encoded by the coding sequence GTGATTTGGTTGACAGCTGGTAAAAAGTTGTGGTGGCAGGAGCATACGAGGCCTGAAATCCTAGAACGCGCACGAAAATGCGACATAGCTATGCTTCCTATCGGAGCGATTGAGCAACATGGAGAGCATTTAACCACTGGGGAGGATTGCTGGCACGCCATCAAAATCGCTGAGAGGGTTGCGGAGAAAACGGATGTAATGTTGCTGCCATGCCCCTGGTATGGAGCGCATCCTTACCTCCACTGGTTTTACCCTGGAACCATACCCCTACGATTTGAAACCTTCATGAACCTACTCGTCGACGTCGTCCGAGGCGCAGCTGTAGCGGGATATAATAAATTCATCATCTTCAACTGCCATGGAGAGGAGTGGGCTGTTCCACCGGTTGTACAGCAACTGGGCCTAGAAGGATACTTCGTGGTCGCCCCAACATTGTGGGAGATCGCTAAAACCACGTTAAATGAGGTTTTGGAAACCCCCTTCATGCACGCTGACGAGGCTGAAACCTCCCTAGGCCTGTACTTGGTGCCGGACCTGGTGGACATGAGCAAAGCCAAAGACGAAACACCTGATTATTTAATAGAGAAAAAATGGTTTGTAGGTCCAGGAGGCATCATCCAGGACAAGATGCCCTGGTATGTGGCTACCTTCACCCAGCCTGAATACAAGCATTTAAAGCATGGCGTAGTGGGACATGCTACCCGAGGAACGGCTGAGAAGGGTCGTAAAGTAGTGGAAGCCGCTGTTCAATGGCTCGTCACCTTCATAGAAGAGTTGAAGGCAAAGTATCCTCCAGGCGTCAAGCCGCCCGTAAAGTAA
- a CDS encoding ATP-binding protein, which produces MSSCKRCLNRAEIYLPYAGLSLCSNCFKDFYWNRVKKTVEEFKMFKRGDRVAVAVSGGKDSGALLHALRSVYPNQDMVAVHLNLGIKKYSDHCQTRVEELTDSLNVKLKVVKLEDYGYTIDDFQKTRFKSKMCSICGLVKRHILDRVVQDLSATVQATGHNLDDVVGTMLTTFFSGDLLQLSRLKPVLAPKHPSQNVKVKPLIKTPEFENLIYCCFFDVPFRSLNCPHSRGTHSRRSKRLLEELSKGNAHFRQQTLSLFLARLIPIVESKLPQKPLLECQVCGMPSSNPVCAYCKRIGDLMVIKQPSRGLRRETEVSETSPRIQQ; this is translated from the coding sequence TTGTCAAGCTGTAAGAGATGCTTGAACAGGGCGGAGATATATTTACCATACGCTGGCCTAAGCCTATGCTCTAACTGCTTTAAAGACTTCTACTGGAACAGGGTTAAGAAGACCGTTGAGGAGTTTAAGATGTTTAAGCGGGGCGATCGCGTGGCTGTAGCTGTGTCTGGGGGAAAGGACAGCGGAGCCTTACTGCACGCTTTAAGGAGCGTTTATCCAAACCAGGACATGGTGGCGGTGCACCTGAACTTAGGCATCAAAAAATATTCTGATCATTGTCAGACTCGGGTAGAAGAGCTCACTGACTCGTTAAACGTTAAGCTGAAGGTTGTGAAGCTTGAGGACTATGGATACACCATCGACGACTTCCAGAAAACCCGATTTAAAAGTAAGATGTGCTCAATTTGCGGTTTAGTGAAAAGACATATATTGGACAGGGTTGTTCAAGACCTCTCCGCGACCGTTCAGGCCACGGGCCATAACCTAGACGACGTGGTGGGAACGATGTTAACCACGTTTTTCTCAGGGGACTTACTTCAATTGTCTAGGTTGAAACCGGTCTTAGCGCCGAAACATCCAAGTCAAAATGTGAAGGTGAAACCGTTAATTAAAACCCCTGAGTTCGAAAACCTCATTTACTGTTGCTTCTTCGACGTGCCGTTCAGAAGCTTAAATTGTCCACACTCGAGGGGGACCCATTCTCGGCGTTCAAAGCGGTTGTTGGAAGAGCTTTCAAAGGGAAACGCCCACTTCAGACAGCAAACGCTTTCCCTCTTCCTGGCGAGGCTAATCCCCATAGTCGAGTCGAAGCTGCCTCAAAAACCCCTCTTGGAATGCCAAGTGTGCGGTATGCCCTCCTCAAACCCTGTCTGCGCCTACTGTAAGCGAATCGGAGATTTAATGGTGATTAAGCAGCCTTCTAGGGGTCTTCGCCGGGAAACTGAAGTCTCGGAAACA
- a CDS encoding 2Fe-2S iron-sulfur cluster-binding protein — MKTALNKEQKGKIVARVFRFNPTRDTKPRYGVYEVPADEPMTILTMLKYIRTRLDSTLAFRDYICYKGICANCMVRVNGKPVRACSTRVSPGEEVTVEPLAQHPVIRDLVVDFGAATQGDEASYILRRGVVVDIVKPGKE, encoded by the coding sequence GTGAAAACCGCTTTGAACAAGGAACAGAAGGGTAAAATTGTCGCTAGAGTGTTCCGGTTTAACCCAACCAGGGACACCAAGCCTCGATACGGCGTGTACGAAGTGCCGGCTGACGAGCCCATGACCATACTGACGATGTTGAAATATATCAGAACGCGGCTGGACTCAACCCTCGCCTTCAGAGACTACATATGCTATAAGGGGATCTGCGCCAACTGCATGGTCAGAGTCAACGGGAAGCCTGTGAGAGCGTGTTCAACTAGGGTGAGCCCGGGGGAAGAGGTAACGGTTGAACCCTTGGCCCAGCATCCCGTAATCCGGGATCTGGTCGTCGACTTCGGTGCCGCCACCCAAGGCGATGAAGCCTCCTACATCCTTCGAAGAGGAGTGGTTGTAGACATCGTCAAGCCTGGCAAGGAGTAG
- a CDS encoding OFA family MFS transporter produces MDVEKSSVSRWMFVVAGLVINLCLGTVYAWSVFRPPLHQPPYNLSAAESVAPFSVFLLMFGVTFAFSGRMIGKVGPRRPALIGAVLLGVGYLLSYIIAWAPELSFWITIVTFGFIAGTGCGYAYNPPIAVSGRWFPDKRGLALGLTVMGFGLSALITAPAISMMISKLGVPNTFLVLGVVFLITLMALGYLLRFPPPGWQPPKPPASAETKRWIERGVDLDFTTREMVRTTTFYLSWFTFLIGAGAGLMVIGYAKLIATDITGLKDSLEWLAVLAVSVLSASNAVGRPLFGGLCDRIGPKKTLLLMEGIQLACLLVLFPTSQSVPMLYLSVALFGATFGAYLAVMPTLASYFFGGKNLGPNYGLYLSAYGVGGVVCPMLMAFIVGSNPTYTSYVQGFYATAALVFIALILTVLMKPPKLRDT; encoded by the coding sequence TTGGATGTCGAGAAGAGCTCTGTGAGTAGGTGGATGTTTGTGGTCGCTGGCCTGGTGATTAACCTATGCTTGGGGACAGTTTACGCTTGGAGCGTGTTCAGACCTCCTTTACATCAACCACCTTACAACTTATCTGCCGCCGAGTCGGTAGCTCCCTTCAGCGTCTTCCTACTGATGTTCGGGGTTACCTTCGCTTTCTCTGGGAGAATGATAGGTAAGGTGGGACCGAGGCGTCCGGCTCTCATTGGTGCCGTCCTGCTGGGCGTTGGGTATCTTTTAAGCTACATCATAGCGTGGGCGCCGGAGCTATCCTTCTGGATTACCATCGTTACTTTTGGGTTTATAGCGGGCACAGGTTGCGGATACGCCTATAATCCGCCGATAGCGGTGTCCGGGCGCTGGTTTCCGGATAAACGTGGATTAGCGTTGGGGCTTACGGTAATGGGCTTCGGCCTTTCAGCGTTGATCACCGCTCCCGCAATTTCCATGATGATATCCAAGCTTGGGGTGCCTAACACCTTCCTTGTTCTTGGCGTGGTGTTCCTGATAACCCTCATGGCTCTAGGATACCTGCTTCGCTTCCCACCTCCCGGTTGGCAACCTCCAAAGCCTCCAGCTTCCGCTGAAACCAAACGTTGGATCGAACGTGGAGTGGATTTGGATTTCACTACTCGAGAAATGGTGCGAACTACCACATTTTACCTTTCATGGTTTACATTCCTCATCGGAGCAGGAGCAGGATTGATGGTCATCGGATACGCGAAGCTCATCGCTACCGACATTACGGGGCTAAAGGATAGCTTGGAGTGGCTGGCGGTTTTGGCTGTTTCCGTACTATCAGCCTCAAACGCCGTTGGGCGGCCACTGTTCGGCGGCCTATGCGACCGAATAGGGCCTAAGAAAACCCTACTCCTCATGGAGGGCATTCAACTGGCATGCCTACTGGTTCTTTTCCCCACTTCCCAGTCGGTTCCAATGCTCTACCTCTCCGTCGCGCTATTCGGCGCTACCTTTGGCGCGTACCTCGCGGTTATGCCTACCCTCGCATCCTATTTCTTCGGCGGAAAAAACCTTGGCCCCAACTATGGCCTTTACCTCAGCGCCTACGGAGTGGGAGGAGTGGTATGCCCGATGTTGATGGCTTTCATCGTCGGATCAAATCCCACCTACACCAGCTATGTACAGGGATTCTACGCGACAGCGGCCCTCGTCTTCATCGCCCTCATCCTGACAGTATTGATGAAGCCTCCTAAACTTCGCGACACCTAG
- a CDS encoding FAD-binding protein translates to MEFNCHITDVVVVGGAGAGCRAAIAAAEEDVDVVLLDKGVIGRSGATPCALWSIQAPFGERGVDPRDSPEQMFRDMVVAGRYLGDQNIVEVITQTACDRILDLERYGVRFKKTPEGRFYQTPMPGQTYPRSCFMIENGHSLSTILAKEVSRHRNIWPRNDFMSYAVITKGRRAVGVLGLDLQTGCLEAVLAKSTILASGGYTSIWEFSDNPPTMTGDAVAMAYRAGADIVDLEFNQFYGTDVIWPPSVKGTVVLYELLAEPFADANVYNNKGEPVFPKPLPIRDEAIRIMYKEIREGRGTPHGGLWYDVTKSPKGKEEVRRIFEEMTPKHYRFLIEAGGIDLVEEPLEVAPASHYQCGGVYINEKGETTVAGLYACGECSGNYQGANRLAGSALADTQTMGAQAGKHAALAAKAGKTPKPTLTQTNVKKILKRATMFTKAKRGGVKAQVVKDRIKNLVGEYVAPIRDERGLRKALTGLKAVEAKTLKRINVPDLGNYNLEWCEALEADLMLDTATLTVLSCLFRKESRGHHFRLDYPDQDDRSWLKHTVIRMRNGKPYLTTKPVKYTKMPPARG, encoded by the coding sequence TTGGAGTTTAATTGTCATATCACTGATGTTGTCGTCGTAGGTGGGGCTGGAGCGGGATGTAGGGCCGCCATCGCCGCCGCCGAGGAAGACGTAGACGTAGTCTTACTGGATAAGGGTGTGATCGGCAGATCAGGGGCTACTCCATGCGCCTTGTGGAGCATACAAGCACCCTTCGGTGAGAGGGGTGTGGATCCCAGGGACTCGCCTGAGCAAATGTTTAGGGACATGGTTGTGGCGGGAAGGTATCTGGGGGATCAGAACATCGTGGAGGTCATTACTCAAACCGCCTGCGATAGGATTCTCGACCTTGAAAGATACGGGGTAAGGTTCAAGAAGACCCCTGAAGGAAGGTTTTATCAAACTCCGATGCCTGGTCAAACCTATCCACGCTCTTGCTTCATGATCGAGAATGGTCACAGCCTATCCACTATACTGGCCAAGGAGGTTTCTCGGCATCGAAACATATGGCCGAGAAACGACTTCATGAGCTATGCCGTCATCACCAAGGGGAGGAGGGCTGTAGGCGTTTTAGGGTTAGATCTGCAAACCGGATGCTTAGAGGCGGTGTTAGCGAAGTCCACGATTCTAGCTTCTGGTGGTTACACTTCGATCTGGGAGTTCTCCGACAATCCACCAACCATGACAGGAGACGCGGTGGCTATGGCCTACAGGGCTGGAGCTGACATCGTAGACTTGGAGTTCAACCAGTTCTATGGAACCGATGTGATCTGGCCGCCCAGCGTGAAGGGCACCGTTGTCCTCTACGAGTTGCTCGCTGAACCCTTCGCCGACGCCAATGTATACAATAACAAGGGGGAGCCTGTGTTCCCGAAACCCTTGCCCATCAGGGATGAGGCCATCAGAATCATGTACAAGGAGATTCGAGAGGGTCGGGGAACGCCTCACGGAGGCCTCTGGTACGATGTTACCAAGTCTCCTAAGGGTAAGGAGGAGGTGAGAAGGATCTTCGAGGAGATGACGCCGAAGCATTACAGGTTCCTGATCGAGGCTGGTGGAATCGACTTGGTTGAAGAGCCGTTGGAGGTGGCTCCCGCCTCCCACTATCAATGCGGAGGCGTGTACATTAATGAGAAGGGCGAGACCACCGTGGCCGGCCTGTACGCGTGCGGTGAATGCTCAGGAAACTATCAGGGAGCCAACAGGCTGGCTGGAAGCGCGTTGGCGGACACTCAGACGATGGGGGCTCAAGCCGGTAAACACGCCGCCCTTGCGGCTAAGGCTGGGAAAACGCCTAAACCAACCCTAACTCAAACCAATGTGAAGAAGATTTTGAAGAGGGCGACCATGTTCACTAAGGCTAAGAGGGGGGGTGTTAAGGCCCAGGTGGTGAAGGATCGGATAAAGAATCTCGTGGGCGAATACGTAGCCCCCATCAGGGATGAAAGGGGATTGAGGAAGGCTTTGACGGGTTTGAAGGCCGTGGAGGCGAAGACGTTGAAGAGGATCAACGTCCCAGATCTCGGGAACTATAACCTTGAGTGGTGCGAGGCGTTGGAAGCGGACCTTATGCTCGACACCGCCACCCTCACCGTGCTTTCATGCCTCTTCCGAAAGGAGTCGAGGGGCCACCACTTCAGGTTAGACTATCCGGATCAAGACGACCGAAGCTGGCTGAAGCATACGGTGATCCGGATGAGAAATGGGAAACCCTACCTGACAACCAAGCCTGTAAAGTACACGAAGATGCCTCCGGCGAGGGGGTGA
- a CDS encoding nitroreductase family protein — translation MWSLDALEAIRRRRSVRRFKPDPIPKETIEKLVDAGRWAPSGMNVQPWEFIAVTNPETRRRIAGITDYGKFIAQAPLCIAVFCKDTKYYLEDGCAAVENILIAATALGLGSCWVAGDKKRYVDQVREMLNVPRGYKLVALIAIGYPLDGPSERRRRDLKEILHYESF, via the coding sequence GTGTGGAGCTTGGATGCTTTAGAAGCCATTCGTAGAAGGAGGAGTGTGAGAAGGTTTAAACCCGATCCCATACCGAAGGAAACGATTGAGAAGTTAGTGGACGCGGGTAGATGGGCTCCTTCAGGTATGAACGTTCAACCCTGGGAGTTCATCGCCGTTACTAACCCCGAAACCCGTAGAAGGATCGCTGGCATCACAGACTATGGGAAGTTCATCGCACAAGCCCCACTTTGCATCGCCGTTTTCTGTAAAGACACCAAATACTACTTGGAGGATGGATGCGCCGCCGTTGAGAACATCCTTATAGCCGCCACCGCCCTAGGTTTGGGTTCATGCTGGGTAGCTGGCGACAAGAAAAGATACGTCGACCAGGTTCGAGAGATGCTGAACGTTCCACGAGGATACAAGCTGGTGGCTTTGATCGCCATCGGATACCCATTGGATGGGCCGAGTGAGAGGAGGAGAAGAGACCTGAAGGAAATTCTACACTACGAGAGTTTTTAA